The Miscanthus floridulus cultivar M001 chromosome 17, ASM1932011v1, whole genome shotgun sequence genome has a window encoding:
- the LOC136515622 gene encoding uncharacterized protein: MASVRADPKESVAQGEVTEAAMKREGEMAPTSHEAEAHESDEGKAPLVAEATEGEAEAPWTSEAEVTEAGASRTTKAKVVEAGSLGTTKTEVVEAGVGATKLVAQEAETETGQALVPPLVQDMSPSQESAQKVEVHSISSNDTSWGREVADAKAASTVEQPALTSSEGSSALVRSVEVEDLRLCYANMKAKAATAWEQAIPLATWIKELEEELTQVAGERDAFWSWAKQAEISAKAIAMQLGAEQGMHLLMKGALAKTLKVAEASRVEALAWKEKAEGLEKEVSQVAKASVEVQAVLEAKIREHNVLYSATRTTCDALEVGGVESGNSLRSRLIALSGRVHKRLRGALHTGVKRALAVVSLHYTSIDLEAISDGYILAEDDEDTEEEDHAVGTFYLAVCPRVSYGRLGHTDVVVVAEC; this comes from the exons ATGGCGTCGGTGAGGGCCGATCCGAAGGAGtcggtcgcccaaggagaggtTACCGAGGCAGCCATGAAGCGAGAGGGGGAGATGGCACCTACGTcccacgaggccgaggcccatgaGTCAGATGAAGGCAAGGCGCCCTtagtcgctgaggccaccgagggcgaggccgaggccccttGGACCTCCGAGGCCGAGGTGACAGAGGCCGGGGCATCCAGGACCACCAAGGCTAAGGTGGTGGAGGCCGGATCTCTCGGGACCACTAAGACTGAGGTGGTGGAGGCCGGCGTGGGCGCAACGAAGCTGGTGGCCCAAGAAGCAGAGACAGAGACAGGGCAAGCTTTAGTACCGCCCCTAGTCCAAGACATGTCGCCATCGCAGGAGAGCGCCCAgaaagtggaggtccattcgatctcctccaacGATACTTCCTGGGGGAGGGAGGTGGCAGATgccaaggcggccagcaccgtggagcagccagctctaacttcaagcgagggaagctcggccctcgtgcgg agcgtggaggtggaggaccttcgccTTTGCTATGCTAATATGAAGGCTAAGGCAGCCACAGCTTGGGAGCAGGCCATCCCCTTGGCAACGTGGattaaggagctagaggaggagttgacccAGGTGGCCGGCGAGCGGGACGCCTTCTGGTCCTGGGCCAAACAAGCGGAGATCTCTGCCAAGGCCATTGCTatgcagctgggggcagagcagGGCATGCACCTACTGATGAAAGGTGCCCTAGCAAAGACCCTCAAAGTGGCTgaggcctcccgggtcgaggccttggcctggaaggaaaaggccgagg ggttggagaaggaggtctcccagGTAGCTAAGGCCTCCGTtgaagtgcaggcggtgctcgaggccaagATCAGGGAGCACAATGTGCTGTATAGCGCCACCCGTACCACCTGCGACGCCCTAGAGGTCGGGGGGGTCGAGTCGGGCaactcccttaggagccgcttgatcgcATTGAGTGGCCGAGTCCACAAGCGGCTCCggggggcgctgcatacgggcgtcaagcgtgccctggccgtcgtctccttgcACTACACtagcatcgacctcgaggccatcagcgatggttacatcttggctgaggatgacgaggacaccgaggaggag gatcatgccgttggcacgttctacttggccgtttgtcctagggtgtcctacggccgactaggccacacggatgtggtggttgtcGCAGAATGTTAG